A region of Paenibacillus sp. JNUCC-31 DNA encodes the following proteins:
- a CDS encoding 2-oxoglutarate dehydrogenase E1 component — MTIEEGNKKPWESYYGPNMGYVQEQYELYSQDPGAVTPAYRELFEQWGAPPMSGKDAHTASYSGNAQKASGSVDIQLLQKAVTAGKLVMNIRTYGHLAADIDPLGISEDSDTSLLEPKHFELNEEDLKALPASLIWEGADGQTVTGLDAIQRLRQIYTGPIAYEFSHVHEVHEREWLNRRAESRTSPAPLNPEERKALLERLVEVEQFEDFLHKTFVGQKRFSIEGNDVLVPMLDEAVRIMAHAGSSHILMGMAHRGRLNVLAHVLGKPYSKIFSEFHHSPNKDLVPSEGSTGINYGWTGDVKYHLGANRYVKDGETVQARLTLANNPSHLEYVNPVVQGFARAAQDDRRDPGYPKQDVTKAATILMHGDAAFPGEGIVAETLNFKALPGYQNGGTIHIIVNNRLGFTTDSSDSRSTYYASDLAKGYEIPIVHVNADNPDACIAAIRMAAEYRNLFKKDFLIDLIGYRRYGHNETDDPETTQPTVYDKVKAHPTVSHLYQDHLKEESVIDDASINSIREAVTNRLKEAYEQMKNNEVHEYYQRQISEPEAVSVIPTAVPLENLRAINADLLKWPENFNVYPKLQRILQRRSTSLNEGEKVDWSLAETLAFATILADGKPIRISGQDAERATFAHRNLVLHDSENGEKFCPLHHLPQARASFAIYNSPLSEESVVGFEYGYNVYSPDTLVIWEAQFGDFANCAQVIFDQFVSAGRAKWSQKSSLVMLLPHANEGQGPEHTSARLERFLQLCAEDNMTVANLTSASQYFHLLRRQASLTETEDARPLVMMSPKSLIRNPRVASPATEFSEGKFEPVLEQAGLGTKPDRVERIILCSGKIAIDLEDAFEKDKADWSWLHIIRVEQLYPFPAEEIKRVLARFSKLKELVWVQEENKNMGAWTYMEPRLREIAPEGTTVKYEGRPEHASPSSGYQLVHGMEQQQIITAALKQTTKNNIPLGR, encoded by the coding sequence ATGACGATCGAGGAAGGCAACAAGAAACCCTGGGAAAGTTACTATGGCCCCAATATGGGATACGTACAGGAACAATATGAATTATATTCCCAAGATCCAGGTGCAGTGACACCGGCTTATCGGGAATTATTTGAACAATGGGGTGCTCCGCCGATGTCTGGCAAGGATGCACATACAGCCTCGTATTCTGGCAACGCCCAAAAGGCTTCCGGAAGCGTGGATATTCAATTATTACAGAAAGCGGTTACAGCAGGGAAACTGGTTATGAATATTCGTACCTATGGTCATCTTGCAGCCGATATTGATCCACTAGGAATCAGTGAAGATTCAGATACTTCTTTGCTCGAACCGAAGCATTTTGAATTAAATGAAGAGGATTTGAAAGCCCTGCCCGCTTCCCTGATCTGGGAGGGTGCAGATGGACAGACTGTGACAGGATTGGATGCCATCCAGCGCCTGCGGCAAATATATACGGGTCCTATCGCTTATGAATTCAGCCATGTGCATGAAGTTCATGAGCGGGAGTGGCTGAACCGCCGTGCAGAATCTCGTACTTCACCGGCACCGCTTAATCCGGAGGAGCGTAAGGCTTTGCTGGAACGTTTGGTTGAAGTTGAGCAATTTGAAGATTTCCTTCACAAAACATTTGTTGGACAAAAACGCTTCTCCATTGAAGGTAACGACGTTTTAGTCCCTATGCTGGATGAAGCCGTCCGAATTATGGCACACGCAGGTTCGAGTCATATTTTGATGGGGATGGCTCACCGTGGTCGATTGAACGTACTTGCTCATGTACTGGGCAAGCCGTACAGCAAAATTTTCTCTGAATTCCATCATTCTCCGAACAAGGATTTGGTTCCTTCCGAAGGGTCAACAGGAATCAATTACGGTTGGACGGGGGATGTCAAATATCATCTCGGTGCAAACCGTTATGTAAAAGACGGTGAAACAGTGCAAGCGCGTCTTACCCTTGCCAATAACCCGAGTCACCTGGAATATGTCAACCCAGTTGTACAGGGCTTTGCACGTGCAGCCCAGGATGATCGCCGTGATCCGGGGTATCCGAAGCAGGATGTAACCAAAGCGGCAACTATTCTGATGCATGGTGATGCGGCCTTCCCTGGGGAAGGTATTGTAGCCGAAACGCTCAATTTCAAAGCTTTGCCTGGTTACCAAAATGGCGGCACGATTCATATTATCGTGAACAACCGTCTTGGATTCACCACAGACAGCAGCGATTCACGCTCAACGTACTATGCGAGTGACCTTGCCAAAGGATATGAGATCCCTATTGTGCATGTCAATGCAGACAACCCGGATGCATGTATTGCGGCCATTCGTATGGCAGCAGAATACCGTAACCTGTTCAAAAAGGACTTCCTGATTGACCTGATCGGTTACCGTCGTTATGGTCATAACGAAACGGATGATCCGGAGACAACACAGCCGACAGTGTATGACAAAGTAAAAGCTCATCCAACGGTTAGCCACTTGTATCAGGATCATCTGAAAGAGGAATCTGTAATCGACGATGCTTCCATCAACAGCATTCGTGAGGCTGTGACGAACCGCCTAAAAGAAGCATATGAGCAGATGAAGAACAATGAAGTACATGAATATTATCAACGTCAAATTAGCGAGCCAGAAGCAGTTTCAGTTATTCCAACTGCGGTACCATTGGAAAATCTGCGGGCAATTAACGCAGACTTGCTGAAATGGCCAGAGAATTTTAATGTGTATCCGAAGTTGCAGCGCATTTTGCAGCGCAGAAGCACGTCTCTGAATGAAGGTGAGAAAGTAGACTGGAGTCTTGCAGAGACGCTTGCTTTCGCTACTATTCTTGCGGATGGCAAACCGATCCGGATCAGTGGACAGGATGCAGAACGTGCAACGTTTGCCCATCGGAATCTGGTGTTGCATGATTCCGAGAATGGAGAGAAATTCTGCCCACTGCATCATCTGCCGCAGGCAAGAGCATCCTTTGCCATCTACAATAGTCCGTTGTCTGAGGAGTCTGTAGTTGGTTTCGAATACGGATATAACGTATATTCACCAGATACGCTCGTCATCTGGGAAGCTCAATTCGGAGATTTTGCCAACTGTGCACAGGTTATTTTTGACCAGTTCGTGTCTGCGGGCCGTGCCAAATGGTCTCAGAAATCCAGTCTGGTCATGTTGCTTCCGCATGCGAACGAAGGTCAGGGACCTGAGCATACAAGTGCTCGACTGGAACGTTTCCTACAGCTTTGTGCAGAAGATAATATGACCGTTGCGAACTTGACGAGTGCATCGCAGTATTTCCATCTGCTGCGTCGTCAGGCTTCCTTGACCGAAACAGAGGATGCCCGTCCGCTGGTTATGATGTCGCCGAAAAGTCTCATTCGTAATCCACGTGTTGCTTCACCTGCTACAGAATTCAGCGAAGGCAAGTTTGAACCGGTGCTGGAGCAAGCAGGATTGGGCACGAAACCGGATCGCGTAGAGCGCATTATTTTGTGCAGTGGTAAAATCGCCATCGATCTGGAAGATGCTTTTGAGAAAGACAAAGCGGATTGGTCCTGGTTACACATTATTCGTGTTGAACAGCTGTATCCGTTCCCGGCGGAAGAAATCAAGCGCGTACTCGCACGTTTCAGCAAGCTGAAAGAGCTGGTGTGGGTTCAGGAAGAAAACAAAAACATGGGTGCCTGGACATACATGGAGCCACGTCTTCGTGAGATCGCGCCAGAAGGCACAACCGTTAAATACGAAGGTCGCCCGGAACATGCGAGTCCTTCCAGCGGTTATCAACTGGTGCATGGCATGGAACAGCAGCAGATTATTACAGCAGCGTTGAAGCAAACGACGAAAAATAATATTCCACTGGGGAGGTAA